The nucleotide sequence GTCCTCATCGTGGCGACGATGGGCGGCTCGCTCATCGCGCGCGACCGCGCCCGCCGCGTCCAGCCGAACCTCCACCGCGCGGCGCGCGACGAGCAGGTCTCCGAGGTGCGGCACGAGATCGAGCAGCAGGCCTCCGCCCTCGTCCACGACACCGTGCTGAGCCACCTCGCCGCGATCTCGGTCGCCGCCGACGGTCGTCTCGACCCGTCGCTCGCCGCCGACATCCAGCGCGACCTCGAGGTCATCGTCGGTCAGGAGTGGCTGCACGAGAGCGTGGCCGACGCGTCGCACGTGCAGGGGGAGTGGGAGGCGAGTGAGCTGCATCGCGCGGTCGAGCAGGCCGAGGCGCAGGGGCTCGACGTGAGCGTGACGGGGGATGTCTCGGCTCCTGCGCGCCTGGCTCCTGCGGTCGCCCGCGCCCTGTCGCTGGCCGTCGCCCAGTGCTTCTCGAACGTTCTGCGCCATGCGGGCACGAAGCAGGCCGAGCTCGTGCTGCTCGCGAGCGACAGCGACGTGTCGGTCATGGTGATCGACAACGGGGTCGGGTTCGACGAGTCGAAGACGGGTGCGGATCGCCTCGGCGTGAAGAACTCGATCCGGGGCCGGATCGAGCGGGTCGGCGGCACGGTGCAGATCTGGTCGTCGCCGGGCAGCGGCACCTCGGTCATGTTCGGCCTGCCCGTGGGCGCACCCGGCGTGGTGGCCGCGGGCCCGCGGGGCGCCGAGCGCAGCGAGCTCGAGCGTGATCGCCCGGAAGACGCCGCGTGAGCATCCGCGAGTCGACCGCCCAGCAGACCGACCCGCTGGGCGCCCTCAATCAGAGGCCCATCACCGTCGTCATCGCGCTCTTCGCCGTGGTGCTGGCGGCGGGTCGCACCGTCGTCGACCACGACGCCGGCGCCGACGTGCCGCTCGCGGTCCTCGCCGTGGCGCTCGTGATGGTGGCCGCAGGAGTCATGGTGCGGGCGTCGAGTCCGTTCCGCGCGCCCTTCACCCGGCGCAGCTTCGGAGTCATCGCCGCCGCCGGCACGCTGGCCCTCGTGGTCGAGGGCGTGTCGACCTACCGCCACGACCTCTACGTCCACGACGACTGGGGCGGCGCCGTCCTCGGCCTGCTGCTGCTCTCGTGCGCGCCGTTCCGCCCCGGCCGCGATCTGGCCGTGGCCACCGGCGTCGGCGCCGTCGTCCAGGCCGTGGTCGTCGTGGCCGAGATCCCGTACTTCGCGACCCCCGCGCCTCCCGTCCTCTTCCTCGTCGTCGGCATCACGCCCGTGATCGCGCTCGGCGTCGGCGCGGCGGTCTACGCGGCGACGTTCGTGCACCTCGTGCGCCTGTGGCTCGAGAGGGCCTCCGCGCTCACCGTCGACGCGGCGCGCGAGATGCGACCGGGCATCGCGCGATCGGTGCAGCAGGATCGCGTGACCGGCCTCAACAAAGAGGTCGTCCCGTTCTTCACCGACCTCGTGGCGGGCGGGGAGGTCACCGAGGCCGATCGCCGCCGCGCCACCGAGGTCGCCACCGCGATCCGTCAGCGCATCGTCGACGAGAGCGACCGGTCGTGGCTCGAGCAGGTGCTGCTCGACGTCTGCCCTCGCGGCGAGGCCGGGACCGTGATCGACCGCGGGCGCCTGGCGGAGGCCATGACCAGCGACCAGCGAACCGCGATCCGCGCTGTCGTCGGCGCGATGGCGGTCGACCCCGACACCCGGTCGTCGAGCCTCGGCATCGTCCTGCACGACGACGCGCCGATGGTGCGAGCACTGATCCGGGTCGAGAGCTCGTCGCCCGACGTGGCGATCCGTCAGCACTACGCGCCGTACTTCGCCGTCTTGCGCATCCTGTTCACCGACCTGCACGTCGACGTGAGCGGTTCGTTCCTCACACTAAGGTTTTCATATGAGCAGCACTGACCCGATTGGCACGAGCAACCTCCGATCGAGCGGCTCTCGCACAGGTTCCGTCGCGTCGTGGAACTCCCTCTCGGCCGAGGCGCCCTCCCAGCGCCGGGTGCGCCTGGCGATCCTCGACGACCACGAGGTCCTCCTCGACAGCCTGTCGAGCTGGATCAACGTGAACGCCTACGACTTCGACCTCGTCCTGACGGCGCACACCTGGCTGCAGCTCGTGCACAGCGACAACTTCCCGACCGATCTCGTCTTCCTCGACTTCCAGTTGAAAGAGCCGGTGTCGATCGAGGCGCGCGTCCGCACGTGCCGCGCAGCGGGGGCGAAGGTCGTCGTGCTCTCCAGCCTCGATACGCGCGAGTCGCGTGAGCGGGCACTCGACGCCGGCGCGAGCGCGTTCCTCTCCAAGGCCCTGCCGATGCGCGAGGTCATGGACGCCGCGCGTCAAGTGATGGGCGTGGCGCGCGACAGCGCCCCGCAGCGCGACTGGCGTCCGCTGCCCGTGGGCGCGGCGAACCAGAGCCGCCCCAAGCTCTCCGCCGGCGAGGCGGAGGCGTTCCGGCTCTACGTCTCGGGCTTCTCGACGAACGAGGTCGCCCAGCAGATGAACGTGCAGTACGAGACGGCCAAGACCTACCTGCGCCGCGTGCGCGAGAAGTACGCGAAGGCGAACCGGCCGGCGTCGAAGAAGGCCGAGCTGATCCGGCGCGCCGCCGAAGACGGCTACCTGCAGTAGCGCCAGCACCCCGTCCCATGGCAAAGCGCTGATCCCAGTGGCAAAACTCTATTTCCGCTACGGAGCGATGAACTCCGGTAAATCGACCGCCCTCCTCCAGGCCGCCTACAACTACGAGGAGCGCCACCAGGGCGTCCTCCTCGCGAAGCCCGACACCGACACGAAGGGCGACGACCGCATCGTCTCGCGTCTCGGCGTCGAGCGCGAGGTCGACTTCCTCGTGGCACCCGGCGACGACCTCCTCGACGTGTTCGGTGCCGCGCGCCGTCGCGTCCGCGAGGGCTCGGGCGCCGAGGTCGCCTGCCTGCTCGTCGACGAGGTGCAGTTCCTAACGCCGCGTCAGATCGACGACCTCCTGCGCATCGCGGTCCTCGACGACATCCCTGTCCTCGCCTACGGCATCCGCACGGACTTCCGCACCGCGGCGTTCCCGGGCGCGGCGAGGCTGTTCGAGGTGGCCCACTCGCTCGAAGAGCTGAAGACGATCTGCCGGTGCGGCCGCAAGGCGATGTTCAACGCGCGCAAGGTCGACGGCGACTACGTGTTCGACGGCGACCAGGTCGCGATCGAGGGGCAGAGCGTCTGGTACGAGCCGCTGTGCGCGACCTGCTACCTGGAGGAGTCGGGCGGCGCGCTGGCCTGACGGCCCCCGGGTGGCGCAGCGGAGCTACGAGACGCTCGAGATCTCCAGCTCGCCCTGGTCGCTCATCACGGTCATGTGCGCCGTGAGGGGCCCCGAGGCCAGGTTCACCGTGCAGTCGAACGTGGTGCCGATCACGAGCGGCTCGGACGCCGGGCAGGTGACGCTCGTCGGCGTCAGGCGCGTCTTCGACACGATCGCCTGCTTGATGTTCGCCTCGGCGATCGCCTCGCTGTAGACGTAGTCCGTGGTGCCGTTGTCGTTCTGCGGGGTGCCGGCGTCCGGTGCCTGCGCGGGCTGAGCGGGTGCCGCCGCGGCGGGCGTCTGCACGGGTTCGGGCAGGTGCGTGTCGAGGAACACGAGGCCCGACACGATCGACTGCCCCACGAGCGCGATCGAGCACAGGATCAGCGCGACGATCGCCTTCGACCTGCCCCTGGGCAGGTATCCCTCGCGCACCCACGCGCTGCTCTGCCGGAGCCCGAGGATCGCCAGCACGATGCCGATGGCCGACGACAGCGGCACGAAGTAGTAGAGGGTGCCGTGCTCGACGACGAGGCGCACGGCGAGGAGTCCGACGCCGACGATGCCGAGGTAGAGCGCCCGGTTGGCCCGCCGGTTCCGCCACGGGTTCACGCGCAGCGGTGCGCCGGGGGCGTGGCCGGTCGGGCGTCCGTAGCCGTTCGCGCCGCCGCGTCCGTAGCCGGGGTCGAATCCGGGCGCAGGAGCAGCCGGAGCGTTCACCACCCACGCCGTGGGGGCGTGGAACCCGTCGTCCGGCGCACCCGGCGCCGGGAGTGCGGCGGGGGAGTGCTCGTCGGGCTCGGCGACGTGCACGGGCACCAGCGGGTTGACGGGGGTGAAGTCGGCGGGTGCGTGCTCCTGCGCCTCCTGGACCGCCGCGGAGGCGGCCGGGACGGACGGCACCTCGCCGGTGGCCTGCCGGAGGCTGCGACGCGACGGGAACGACCCGTCGGGCCGGGCGGCGACGGGCTCGACAGGCGCCGAGACGGGTTCTGCGGGCCCGGCGGCAGCGGAGCCCGGGGGAGGAGCGACCGCCTCGCCCGGGGATGAGTCGAGCGAGACGGCCGCCGTCGGTGACGCGGGTGCGTGGTCGAGGGTGCGGGTGGTCCAGCGGTCGCCGTCCCACCAGCGGTACGGGGCGGCTCCTGCGGGGTCGTCGTACCAGCCCGCGACGGGCCCGGCCGTCGTCGTGTCGGTCATGCGCCGAGGAAGGGCAGGTGGATGTCGTGGATGCCGGTGGGCACGATCGCGCCGATCGCGACGGCGACCTGGGCGGCCAGGGCCACCAGGCACACCAGGATCACGAGGAGCCCGGGTGCGCGCTGCGGGCGATGGCCTGCGGCGGTGAACCGTGCGGCGCGGACCATGCCGAGCAGGCCCAGGACCACGCCGGCGACCAGGGCCGCGGCGACCGCGAGGCCCGCGTACGAGGTGGCGGACGGGGCGCCCCACACCATGATGACGGCCTGGTAGAGCAGGCCGATGACGGCGAATCCGGCGCCGAGGTTGGCGAACGAATTGACGGGTGCCGGCTCCTGCGCCCGCGGGATCATCGTGGCGGAGAACGGGAGGCCCGTGCCGTAGACGGCGTAGTCGCTCGTCTGGGCGGGGCTGTTCTCGATCCACGCCTCGGGTGCGGTGAACTCGGGGGTCGACGGGCTGTGCGGCACCTCGCGGGCGACGAGCGGGTTCAACGGGATGAACTCGGGCGTCGCGAGGGCGGTCGCGGTGGCGGCCTCGGGTGTCGTGCGGTCCGTGGCCGCGTCGGACTCCGCGGAGACGGATGCCGCGGAGGGGGCATCCGTCTCGCCGTGGCGGAGTGCGCGACGACTGGGGAGGGGAGCGGCGAAGGCGAGCTGCGGCGCTTCGGCGCGTAGGGGGTCCTCCGTGGTGCGGAGGCTCCAGTGCTCGCCGTCCCACCAGCGGAAGGGCGCCTCCGTGGACGGGTCGGGGTACCACCCTGCCCTCGGCTGCTCGATCACCATCTCGCTCACGTGCGTCTCTCCCCCGCGAATTGTCTAGGTCCACCGTAGGAACCCCGTTAGCGGTCGAGGGAGCCCCACTTCAGGCGTCGTCCGTTCGGGGGACACCGCGCTACAGTCGTTGCCGGACCACTTCCCGGTGCGTCTCCTGCGCGAACGAGAGGACCACCCGCGTGCCCGTCCGCAAGAGCTCCGCCGTGGCCGACCGCATTCGGGCCCGGATCCACGACGGCAGCCTGCGCGAGGGCGACCTCGTGCCCTCCACGCGGGCGCTGGCCGCGGAGCTCGGGGTCTCGCGCGGCACGGTCGTGGCGGCGTACGAGCAGCTCGACGGCGAGGGGTATCTGCGGGCGGCGCCGGGGGCGGGGACCCGGGTGCTCGCGGCCCCTGCCGCTGCTCCTGCGACCCGGGAGCCGTCGGGCCCCGATGCCGTGTCCGGGGCCGCGGCAGTCGAGGTGCCCGCTTTCCGGATCGATCTGAGCCCGGGTGTGCCGAACGTGCGGGCGATCAGCGAGCGCGACTGGCGATCGGCCTGGCGGCACGCGGCCGCGCAGCCGTTCGAGAACCGCTTCTCGCCCGCCGCGGGCACGCCCGAGCTGCGGCGTGCGGTCGCCGCCCAGCTCAGCGTCTCGCGGGGCGTCGACGCCACGGCCGACGACGTCGTGATCACGTCGGGCACCTCGGAGACGCTGTCGCTCGTGGGGGAGGCCCTGCGGGTGCGGCTCGGGCGGGCTCCGCGGATCGCCGTGGAGGACCCCGGCTACCGCACCGGCCAGCGGGCGCTCATCAGCGCAGGGGCATCGGTCGTCGCGGTCCCGACGGTCGAGGGCGGTCTCGACGTCGCCGGACTCCGTCGCCTCCACGAGGCCGAACCGGTCGACGCGGTGATGGTGACGCCGAGCCACCAGTACCCGCTGGGCGGCAGCCTGCCCGTCGCGCGCCGGCTGGACCTGGTCGAGTGGGCCGCCTCGGCCCGGGCGGTCGTCGTCGAGGACGACTACGACAGCGAGTTCCGTCACCGCGGCGACCCGCTGCCGGCGCTCGCCAGCCTCGACCGTGCGGGCGTCGTCGTGCACGTGGGGAGCTTCTCGAAGACGTTCGACCCTCGGCTCCGGTGCGGGTATCTGATCCTGCCCCGGGTGGAGGCGGTGAGGCAGGCGCTGCTGGACGCGCGGACCGCGCGAGGGCCCGCGGTGGGGGAGCCCGTGCAGCACGCGGTGGCGCAGCTGCTGACGTCGGGGGCGTACCGGCGGCACCTGGGCCGGGCGCGCCGCGACTACACGCACCGGCGCGACCTGATCGCGGCCAGGGCGGCGCGGCCCGATGTGAGGGCCGCGGGCGTCGACGTGCGGGCGCTCGAGGGCGGCCTCCACGCGGTCGTGTCGTGGGCGGCGACGGGACCGTCCGCGGCGTCGGTGCTGGCGGCGCTCGCGGCGCAGGGCATCAGGGCGCAGGATCTGACGGTCTACCGCCTGACGCCCTCCCCGTCGTCGCGCCCTGCCCTCGTGGTCGGATACGCGCCCGTCCCCACTCCTGCCCTCCTCGAGGCTCTCGCCGCCCTCCGCGCGCTCCTCGCCGCCCCCCCGTTAGCCCCCGCCCGCACGAGCCACTTCCGGCAGGCCGGCGAGCGAAGCGATGCCCCCCCGAGTAACTCCCGGTAGGCCCGCAACGAGCGCAGCGAGTTGCACGTCGGCGGAGCCGACCAGACAAGCACAACGAAAAATTGGCTAGACCCAATAGGTCTAGCCAATTCTTTCGTCGGGGTAGCGGGATTTGAACCCACGACCTCCTCGTCCCGAACGAGGCGCGCTACCAAGCTGCGCCACACCCCGAGGTGTGTCGTCGTCTCGAGCCGGGGCTCGAAGCGACTCCACTACTTTAGCCCATGTTCGGACCGGTCAGTGTCACCAGGACGGCTTCGGGCGGGCAGGCGAACCGGAAGGGTGCGTAGATCGAGGTTCCGATGCCGGCGGAGACTTCGAGGCGGGCCGAGTGGAGTGCGTGGTTCCAGGTGCTGAGGCCTTTGACCTGGTCTCGGGGGATGTCGCAGTTGGTGACGAGGGCGCCGTAGCCGGGCACGCACACCTGGCCGCCGTGGGTGTGGCCGGCGAAGATCATGTCGGCGCCGTTGGTGACGAACGAGTTGAGCACGCGCTGGTAGGGGGCGTGGGTGAGGCCGATGCTGACGGCGCGGGGCCCGTCTTCGTCGTCCCAGCCGACGTTCTCGCGCAGGTCGTCCAGGATCGCGGGGACTTTGTCGAGCCGTGCCCAGCCGCGGTGGGCGTCGTTCACCCCGAAGAACTCGAAGCGGCTGCCCTTGAGCTCGAGCGCGTGGGCCGCGTTGTTGAGCGACAGCCAGCCGGAGTCGTCGAAGTACGCGGTGAGGCGGTCGTTGTCGAGCATGGTCGGCTTCTGGCCGGCCCGGCTGGGGCCGCCGAAGTAGGTCAGCGGGCTCTTGAACGTCGGCGCGATGTAGTCGTTGGAGCCGTGCACGTAGACGCCGGGGATTCCGCGGAACGGTTCGAGGGCGTATTCGAGCGCCTCGTAGGCGTCGATGTGCCCGAGGTTGTCGCCGGTGTTGACGATGAGGTCGGGTTCGAGGACGGCGAGTTCGCGCAGCCAGTCCTGCTTCTCGTGCTGCCACGGGGCCATGTGGATGTCGGAGAGGTGGAGGACGGTGATGGGTCGCGACCCGGCGGGCAGGAGCTCGACGGTCTCTCGGCGCACGTGGAACCTGCCGCGCTCGACGAACGTTCCGTAGGCGAACGCTGCAGCTGCTCCTGCGGCCATGAGGGTCGCTGCGCCGAGCGCGGTCTCGCTGCGGCGGGTCATGTGCAGTTCCCCGGGTCGGTGCCGGCGGTGCCGCCGCCGACGGTCAGCTG is from Frondihabitans australicus and encodes:
- a CDS encoding sensor histidine kinase, encoding MAYFQYATVSSHATPTIHTASSTRRRADDRREGGLVLLGLPSHLAPQSSSRAIARACHAIATVLLVAATVILVAAQITNPALILWPAMVALVPMLALLLVVERVRSTVSTIAYLVVGAAAVYVYAVTALAQFSWITSSDAFTISLPKLALVMVGGSGLRARRGPLWATFGLVAGEVATQIATWQAGATPRIDATTLLGYVLIVATMGGSLIARDRARRVQPNLHRAARDEQVSEVRHEIEQQASALVHDTVLSHLAAISVAADGRLDPSLAADIQRDLEVIVGQEWLHESVADASHVQGEWEASELHRAVEQAEAQGLDVSVTGDVSAPARLAPAVARALSLAVAQCFSNVLRHAGTKQAELVLLASDSDVSVMVIDNGVGFDESKTGADRLGVKNSIRGRIERVGGTVQIWSSPGSGTSVMFGLPVGAPGVVAAGPRGAERSELERDRPEDAA
- a CDS encoding response regulator, which translates into the protein MSSTDPIGTSNLRSSGSRTGSVASWNSLSAEAPSQRRVRLAILDDHEVLLDSLSSWINVNAYDFDLVLTAHTWLQLVHSDNFPTDLVFLDFQLKEPVSIEARVRTCRAAGAKVVVLSSLDTRESRERALDAGASAFLSKALPMREVMDAARQVMGVARDSAPQRDWRPLPVGAANQSRPKLSAGEAEAFRLYVSGFSTNEVAQQMNVQYETAKTYLRRVREKYAKANRPASKKAELIRRAAEDGYLQ
- a CDS encoding thymidine kinase — encoded protein: MAKLYFRYGAMNSGKSTALLQAAYNYEERHQGVLLAKPDTDTKGDDRIVSRLGVEREVDFLVAPGDDLLDVFGAARRRVREGSGAEVACLLVDEVQFLTPRQIDDLLRIAVLDDIPVLAYGIRTDFRTAAFPGAARLFEVAHSLEELKTICRCGRKAMFNARKVDGDYVFDGDQVAIEGQSVWYEPLCATCYLEESGGALA
- a CDS encoding DUF2510 domain-containing protein — translated: MTDTTTAGPVAGWYDDPAGAAPYRWWDGDRWTTRTLDHAPASPTAAVSLDSSPGEAVAPPPGSAAAGPAEPVSAPVEPVAARPDGSFPSRRSLRQATGEVPSVPAASAAVQEAQEHAPADFTPVNPLVPVHVAEPDEHSPAALPAPGAPDDGFHAPTAWVVNAPAAPAPGFDPGYGRGGANGYGRPTGHAPGAPLRVNPWRNRRANRALYLGIVGVGLLAVRLVVEHGTLYYFVPLSSAIGIVLAILGLRQSSAWVREGYLPRGRSKAIVALILCSIALVGQSIVSGLVFLDTHLPEPVQTPAAAAPAQPAQAPDAGTPQNDNGTTDYVYSEAIAEANIKQAIVSKTRLTPTSVTCPASEPLVIGTTFDCTVNLASGPLTAHMTVMSDQGELEISSVS
- a CDS encoding DUF2510 domain-containing protein, which encodes MVIEQPRAGWYPDPSTEAPFRWWDGEHWSLRTTEDPLRAEAPQLAFAAPLPSRRALRHGETDAPSAASVSAESDAATDRTTPEAATATALATPEFIPLNPLVAREVPHSPSTPEFTAPEAWIENSPAQTSDYAVYGTGLPFSATMIPRAQEPAPVNSFANLGAGFAVIGLLYQAVIMVWGAPSATSYAGLAVAAALVAGVVLGLLGMVRAARFTAAGHRPQRAPGLLVILVCLVALAAQVAVAIGAIVPTGIHDIHLPFLGA
- a CDS encoding PLP-dependent aminotransferase family protein, with protein sequence MPVRKSSAVADRIRARIHDGSLREGDLVPSTRALAAELGVSRGTVVAAYEQLDGEGYLRAAPGAGTRVLAAPAAAPATREPSGPDAVSGAAAVEVPAFRIDLSPGVPNVRAISERDWRSAWRHAAAQPFENRFSPAAGTPELRRAVAAQLSVSRGVDATADDVVITSGTSETLSLVGEALRVRLGRAPRIAVEDPGYRTGQRALISAGASVVAVPTVEGGLDVAGLRRLHEAEPVDAVMVTPSHQYPLGGSLPVARRLDLVEWAASARAVVVEDDYDSEFRHRGDPLPALASLDRAGVVVHVGSFSKTFDPRLRCGYLILPRVEAVRQALLDARTARGPAVGEPVQHAVAQLLTSGAYRRHLGRARRDYTHRRDLIAARAARPDVRAAGVDVRALEGGLHAVVSWAATGPSAASVLAALAAQGIRAQDLTVYRLTPSPSSRPALVVGYAPVPTPALLEALAALRALLAAPPLAPARTSHFRQAGERSDAPPSNSR
- a CDS encoding metallophosphoesterase, coding for MTRRSETALGAATLMAAGAAAAFAYGTFVERGRFHVRRETVELLPAGSRPITVLHLSDIHMAPWQHEKQDWLRELAVLEPDLIVNTGDNLGHIDAYEALEYALEPFRGIPGVYVHGSNDYIAPTFKSPLTYFGGPSRAGQKPTMLDNDRLTAYFDDSGWLSLNNAAHALELKGSRFEFFGVNDAHRGWARLDKVPAILDDLRENVGWDDEDGPRAVSIGLTHAPYQRVLNSFVTNGADMIFAGHTHGGQVCVPGYGALVTNCDIPRDQVKGLSTWNHALHSARLEVSAGIGTSIYAPFRFACPPEAVLVTLTGPNMG